One Halobaculum sp. CBA1158 DNA segment encodes these proteins:
- a CDS encoding HAD family hydrolase, with translation MTRYDRLYELYAEFDTETLRAYREFVDLFPPLDSRVALDRWDEANAELFQRRARIERTFMLETDTDRDDNVDRDADRNSNVDRDRDADRDGNADRDSNVDRDGDTDRADSEIGGAALAEVASMADREAAFTALDLHGKYGRAPNALVLDVDETLRSAGDTDNEIPRETLHLLTEFAERDVPLVICTGQTLENVKGFLIQGLGNELVHSGDVSVVYEAGAGVFTPGNGADTKRLLYEGLDDDVRGVVDDVRGSVLREAPEGVRRGCHLQGNEFNVTLKPNYETGSDDAEAVIDDAMVHLLGLVGEAVAARVDGLENGPAAARAFYGDADPEIAAAVRRAGAGVPESVPAAAVPLFERIEVALYRADAAELAAGDLHKAAGVEASLDVLGIAEPFVCVMGDSKSDLRVMEWAADRDAGVAAAPEHASERVLEHVRASDDLVFAPGDAAGVLRTVYAWRCLAGANGDARGE, from the coding sequence ATGACCCGCTACGATCGCCTCTACGAACTGTACGCGGAGTTCGACACGGAGACGCTTCGCGCGTACCGCGAGTTCGTGGACCTGTTCCCGCCGCTGGACTCCCGTGTCGCGCTCGACCGATGGGACGAGGCCAACGCGGAGTTGTTCCAGCGCCGGGCCCGGATAGAACGGACGTTCATGCTCGAGACGGACACCGACCGCGACGACAACGTCGACCGCGACGCTGACCGCAACAGCAACGTCGACCGCGACCGTGACGCTGACCGCGACGGCAACGCTGACCGCGACAGCAACGTCGACCGCGACGGCGACACCGACCGCGCCGACAGCGAGATCGGGGGTGCGGCGCTGGCGGAGGTAGCGTCGATGGCCGACCGCGAGGCGGCGTTCACGGCGCTGGACCTCCACGGGAAGTACGGTCGCGCGCCGAACGCGCTCGTGCTCGACGTGGACGAGACGCTGCGCTCGGCCGGCGACACGGACAACGAGATCCCCCGCGAGACGCTCCACCTGCTCACCGAGTTCGCCGAGCGCGACGTGCCGCTGGTGATCTGCACCGGGCAGACCCTCGAGAACGTCAAGGGGTTTCTCATCCAGGGGCTCGGGAACGAACTCGTCCACTCGGGCGACGTGTCGGTCGTGTACGAGGCCGGCGCGGGCGTGTTCACGCCCGGCAACGGCGCGGACACCAAGCGCCTGCTGTACGAGGGGCTCGACGACGACGTGCGCGGCGTCGTCGACGACGTCCGTGGGAGCGTGCTCCGCGAGGCCCCCGAGGGCGTCCGACGCGGCTGTCACCTCCAGGGCAACGAGTTCAACGTCACGCTCAAGCCCAACTACGAGACCGGCAGCGACGACGCGGAGGCCGTGATCGACGACGCGATGGTCCACCTCCTGGGGCTGGTGGGGGAGGCGGTCGCCGCGCGCGTCGACGGCCTCGAGAACGGCCCCGCGGCCGCCCGGGCGTTCTACGGCGACGCCGACCCGGAGATCGCGGCCGCGGTCCGCCGGGCCGGGGCGGGCGTCCCCGAGTCGGTTCCGGCGGCGGCCGTCCCGCTGTTCGAGCGGATCGAGGTGGCGCTGTACCGCGCCGACGCGGCGGAGTTGGCCGCCGGCGACCTCCACAAGGCCGCCGGCGTCGAGGCGTCGCTGGACGTGCTCGGCATCGCCGAGCCGTTCGTCTGCGTGATGGGCGACTCCAAGTCCGACCTGCGGGTGATGGAGTGGGCCGCCGACCGCGACGCCGGCGTCGCCGCCGCGCCCGAGCACGCCTCCGAGCGCGTGCTCGAGCACGTCCGCGCGAGCGACGACCTCGTGTTCGCGCCCGGCGACGCGGCGGGCGTCCTCCGGACGGTGTACGCCTGGCGCTGTCTCGCCGGCGCGAACGGCGACGCGCGCGGCGAGTGA
- a CDS encoding cell division protein, with translation MEVTAIGVGNGGSKIVDALVTVDEEVGRGVVADAYALNTAESDFRALDHLPESNRLLLTSPEMRPSGTGNKPELGADLLGENLTLVKNAIASAPWHATDALVVVAALGGGTGSGGAPILADHLRAWYDVPVFGLGVLPNERGHMELNAARSFMEFGQATDNLFLVDNAVYLSPDESIRENYGRINRDIARKWVTFLSAGERAPDSAEMYVDVADLFAVLEMGGVSVLGYASREIDERHDGLLDRFRTNGQPVERDRATRALVDTVKTASRSLTMDVDPETAEGVALLVTGPADRLTQRGIDESRQFLQDLTGAQRIAHGDDPREGAREVSAAVLFSNVGAARRIDELKQRGKEAKREMERRREERARKQQELFSDPDGELGSVTGSERPRPEDG, from the coding sequence ATGGAAGTCACGGCCATCGGCGTCGGGAACGGCGGGAGCAAGATCGTCGACGCGTTGGTGACGGTCGACGAGGAGGTCGGTCGCGGCGTCGTCGCCGACGCGTACGCGCTCAACACGGCCGAGTCCGACTTCCGGGCGCTGGATCACCTGCCCGAATCGAACCGACTTCTGCTCACCTCGCCGGAGATGCGCCCGTCGGGAACGGGGAACAAGCCCGAGTTGGGCGCGGACCTGCTGGGAGAGAATCTAACGCTCGTGAAGAACGCGATCGCGTCCGCGCCGTGGCACGCGACCGACGCCCTGGTCGTGGTGGCCGCGCTGGGCGGCGGCACCGGGAGCGGCGGAGCCCCGATCCTGGCCGATCACCTGCGGGCGTGGTACGACGTGCCGGTGTTCGGGCTCGGGGTCCTCCCGAACGAGCGGGGCCACATGGAACTCAACGCCGCCCGCTCGTTCATGGAGTTCGGCCAGGCGACGGACAACCTGTTTCTCGTCGACAACGCGGTGTACCTCTCGCCCGACGAGTCGATCCGCGAGAACTACGGCCGGATCAACCGCGACATCGCCCGCAAGTGGGTGACGTTCCTGAGCGCCGGCGAGCGAGCCCCAGACAGCGCCGAGATGTACGTCGACGTCGCCGACCTGTTCGCAGTCCTGGAGATGGGCGGCGTCTCCGTGCTCGGATACGCCTCCCGCGAGATCGACGAGCGCCACGACGGCCTCTTGGACCGGTTCCGGACGAACGGGCAACCGGTGGAGCGCGACCGGGCGACGCGCGCGCTCGTCGACACAGTCAAGACCGCCTCGCGGAGCCTCACGATGGACGTCGACCCGGAGACCGCCGAGGGCGTCGCGCTGCTCGTGACCGGTCCCGCCGACCGACTGACCCAGCGCGGCATCGACGAGTCGCGGCAGTTCCTGCAGGACCTCACCGGCGCACAGCGGATCGCCCACGGCGACGACCCTCGCGAGGGCGCGCGAGAGGTCTCGGCGGCGGTGCTGTTCTCGAACGTCGGCGCTGCCCGGCGGATCGACGAGCTGAAACAGCGCGGAAAGGAGGCGAAACGCGAGATGGAACGACGGCGCGAGGAGCGCGCTCGCAAGCAACAGGAGCTGTTCAGCGACCCCGACGGGGAGCTGGGCTCGGTGACCGGGTCGGAGCGACCGCGCCCCGAGGACGGCTGA
- a CDS encoding signal peptidase I, producing the protein MNRDAARTIGAILLIVAVAPFAVFAVPQAAGASHSYVVLSDSMSPEIRAGDVVIVDDADPATIGEGDVITYERPGGSQLITHRVVEVVDDGERRFRTKGDANEEPDPAPVPPDNVVGVVAFHIPLIGHVISFGSSDLGIVAFVIVPSVLLAVGEVYDLYRDATADTSGDGGDD; encoded by the coding sequence ATGAACCGCGACGCCGCGCGGACGATCGGAGCGATACTGCTGATCGTCGCCGTCGCGCCCTTCGCCGTCTTCGCGGTCCCCCAGGCGGCGGGCGCGAGCCACTCGTACGTCGTGCTCTCGGACAGCATGTCGCCGGAAATCCGCGCGGGCGACGTCGTGATCGTCGACGACGCCGATCCCGCCACGATCGGCGAGGGCGACGTGATCACCTACGAACGCCCCGGGGGGAGCCAACTCATCACCCACCGCGTCGTCGAGGTCGTCGACGACGGCGAGCGGCGGTTCCGAACCAAAGGCGACGCGAACGAGGAACCCGACCCCGCCCCGGTGCCGCCCGACAACGTCGTCGGCGTCGTCGCGTTTCACATCCCGCTGATCGGGCACGTGATCTCGTTCGGGAGCTCGGACCTCGGTATCGTCGCGTTCGTCATCGTCCCGTCGGTCCTGCTCGCGGTCGGCGAGGTGTACGACCTCTACCGCGATGCGACCGCCGACACGTCGGGAGACGGAGGTGACGACTGA
- a CDS encoding TasA family protein — protein sequence MTREDTPTLGRRRLLSSIAAVGAASAAAGVGTWALFSDSEPTRGRVTAGTLDLVVDGGSGATLDVGPVDPGDSGVAAIPIANRGNVPGQLRLTLRDVVLSQGDENDDEREGNKSKEDVDSDEDDGNEIDEENDGDDGDSSRGDGVHRIEFDGCGRVEITFDRDFSFPVDVVATVRRGGDDEAVQRKVRADDVNRGSGTGKSKGKGDGNDEGSDGTRPTFAFTPRGGRVVSVTVGGRTWENPSPCAGGGSNGEDGDGLAEALTLRIGVDDSEPVDASSPAIGPAEAGSIDAPRTVDLDRTLAPAGAGDGDDTAVLYVAWSVEDDPDDEVAGESARLTLVPEVYT from the coding sequence ATGACACGCGAGGACACGCCGACGCTCGGCCGACGCCGACTGCTGTCGAGCATCGCGGCCGTCGGGGCCGCCAGCGCCGCCGCCGGCGTCGGGACGTGGGCGCTGTTTTCCGATTCCGAACCGACTCGCGGACGGGTCACGGCGGGCACGCTCGATCTGGTCGTCGACGGCGGGTCGGGCGCGACCCTCGACGTCGGCCCGGTCGACCCCGGTGATTCCGGGGTTGCCGCGATTCCGATCGCGAATCGGGGCAACGTCCCCGGACAACTCAGACTGACTCTTCGCGACGTTGTCCTCTCGCAGGGGGACGAGAACGACGATGAAAGAGAGGGAAACAAGTCGAAAGAGGACGTAGACAGCGATGAAGACGACGGGAATGAGATCGACGAGGAGAATGATGGCGATGACGGCGACTCGTCTCGAGGCGATGGGGTCCACCGAATCGAGTTCGACGGATGTGGTCGAGTCGAAATCACCTTCGACCGAGACTTCTCGTTCCCAGTCGACGTGGTCGCGACGGTTCGCCGCGGCGGCGACGACGAAGCGGTCCAACGGAAGGTGCGAGCGGACGACGTGAACCGCGGGAGCGGAACGGGCAAGTCGAAAGGGAAGGGAGACGGAAACGACGAGGGGTCGGACGGAACACGCCCGACGTTTGCCTTCACGCCGAGGGGTGGCCGGGTCGTCTCCGTGACCGTCGGCGGCCGTACGTGGGAGAATCCCTCGCCGTGTGCCGGAGGCGGCTCGAACGGGGAGGACGGCGACGGACTCGCGGAGGCGTTGACCCTCCGAATCGGCGTCGACGACAGCGAACCCGTGGACGCGTCGTCGCCGGCGATCGGTCCCGCCGAGGCTGGATCGATCGACGCTCCCCGAACCGTCGACCTCGATCGCACGCTCGCGCCGGCCGGAGCGGGCGACGGCGACGACACGGCGGTGTTGTACGTCGCGTGGTCGGTCGAGGATGACCCCGACGACGAGGTCGCCGGCGAGTCCGCCCGTCTCACGCTGGTCCCGGAGGTGTACACGTGA
- a CDS encoding TasA family protein gives MRDDPGRSFELSRRGVLGGLVTMGAASAAAGAGTVALFSDEETSTNNTVQAGTLDLTVNGSGSNAVIDVSNVVPEETGRDSTTLTNAGSLPGYLTFGITGFRTPENGVNDPESDAPQETDPLGPDAGGSHTGELAQNLEIRAKLVVDGSDRYVIGHEPVDGDDGYVLAAAIRLGPYDLGGLELSSGQSIEFVTDYRVFNAGNEIQSDSVEIEAGFALTQEPGQITLPETTEVDASAVGRDADTNDAGVRFDYTNSLGQEATVTAVHIQPEDTDLTLVSDRVGGTSYDEFTYDSDVHVETPSAGTDGWVDGGSGEFAVPGWVDLGDDGRTDSADREAVLPAGETATVNLYAFRNRSGNKEDMTDEPVRVTLDVTLADGTETFIPLVMTPD, from the coding sequence ATGCGCGACGACCCCGGTCGCTCGTTCGAGCTCTCCCGCCGCGGGGTGCTCGGCGGCCTCGTGACGATGGGCGCGGCGTCGGCAGCCGCGGGTGCGGGGACGGTGGCGCTGTTCAGCGACGAGGAGACCAGCACGAACAACACGGTGCAGGCGGGCACGCTCGACCTGACGGTGAACGGGAGCGGCTCGAACGCGGTCATCGACGTGTCGAACGTCGTGCCCGAGGAGACCGGCCGCGACTCGACGACGCTCACCAACGCCGGGTCGCTTCCGGGGTATCTGACGTTCGGAATCACGGGCTTTCGAACGCCGGAGAACGGCGTCAACGACCCCGAGAGCGACGCGCCCCAGGAGACGGATCCGCTCGGTCCCGACGCCGGCGGGTCGCACACGGGTGAACTCGCACAGAACCTGGAGATCCGCGCGAAGCTCGTCGTCGACGGCTCCGACCGCTACGTGATCGGCCACGAGCCGGTCGACGGCGACGACGGCTACGTCTTGGCGGCGGCGATTCGGCTCGGTCCGTACGACCTTGGAGGACTGGAACTGTCCTCCGGGCAGTCGATCGAGTTCGTGACTGACTACCGGGTGTTCAACGCCGGCAACGAGATCCAAAGCGACAGCGTGGAGATCGAAGCCGGGTTCGCCCTCACCCAGGAGCCCGGGCAGATCACGCTCCCGGAGACCACCGAGGTCGACGCCAGCGCCGTCGGTCGCGACGCGGACACCAACGACGCCGGCGTTCGCTTCGACTACACCAACTCGCTGGGGCAGGAGGCGACCGTCACGGCCGTCCACATCCAGCCCGAGGACACCGACCTGACGCTCGTTAGCGACCGAGTCGGCGGGACGAGCTACGACGAGTTCACGTACGACTCGGACGTGCACGTCGAGACACCTTCGGCCGGCACCGACGGCTGGGTCGACGGCGGCAGCGGTGAGTTCGCGGTGCCGGGGTGGGTCGACCTCGGCGACGACGGTCGGACCGACAGCGCCGACCGGGAGGCCGTCCTCCCGGCGGGTGAGACGGCCACGGTCAACCTCTACGCGTTCCGCAATCGCAGCGGGAACAAGGAGGACATGACCGACGAACCGGTCCGCGTCACGCTCGACGTGACGCTGGCGGACGGAACGGAGACGTTCATCCCGCTGGTGATGACGCCCGACTGA
- a CDS encoding TasA family protein, which produces MSDDNSGSTIELNRRRVLGALGTVGVASAGAGAGTFALFSDTETSGGNSVQAGTLNLTTTSTQSFNASATDLAPGGSTNPIQIDLSNAGTVSGDHVEVSVDYSQNDGSEPSDGSLSANVTAEEFAERLFVSTLDYAGDGIGLGPSAFQTFTSEPEGAAVIDIGGDGVSDVQLSRVPDPAGGSREDVVLATSNGSSTDDYAISMRSVPSTNINGISAGDITFDYYGGAGNSNAPDEVYVVVNDSGGTNRLVYTTGNTDSPASQQWETRDVGAEIAGAMGIPGENFNWFEVAPSDTTYSDPSSGGLSSDLDGTIEAVGFGRGTTGGGDTIETYYDNLVVNGTSYEFRPVSLDDIASRGKFDSLASLSGTSRFEAQFELDRLAGNDFQGDGVDIQFTFGLAQNSGQSVL; this is translated from the coding sequence ATGTCCGACGACAACAGCGGCTCGACGATCGAACTGAATCGCCGCCGGGTGCTCGGTGCGCTCGGCACGGTCGGTGTGGCCTCCGCGGGTGCGGGCGCGGGAACGTTCGCCCTGTTCAGCGACACCGAGACGAGCGGTGGGAACAGCGTGCAGGCGGGGACGCTGAATCTGACCACTACCAGCACTCAGAGCTTCAACGCCTCAGCTACCGACCTCGCACCCGGTGGTTCTACGAACCCTATTCAAATCGACCTCAGCAACGCCGGTACGGTTTCCGGTGATCACGTCGAGGTGTCCGTCGATTACAGTCAGAACGACGGATCCGAGCCCAGCGACGGAAGCCTCTCGGCGAACGTCACGGCCGAGGAGTTCGCAGAGCGGCTGTTCGTCTCGACGCTTGACTACGCTGGAGACGGAATCGGGCTGGGCCCGAGCGCGTTCCAAACGTTCACCTCCGAACCGGAGGGAGCAGCAGTTATCGACATCGGAGGTGACGGAGTCTCGGACGTGCAACTCTCCCGTGTCCCGGATCCGGCGGGCGGATCCCGGGAGGACGTCGTGCTCGCGACCTCCAACGGGAGTTCGACGGACGACTACGCTATCTCGATGAGGAGTGTGCCCAGCACGAACATCAACGGTATCTCCGCCGGAGATATCACGTTCGACTACTACGGCGGTGCAGGGAACTCCAATGCACCGGACGAGGTGTACGTGGTGGTGAACGACTCCGGGGGAACGAATCGCCTCGTGTACACCACCGGAAATACTGATTCCCCGGCATCGCAACAGTGGGAGACCCGTGACGTGGGTGCGGAGATCGCAGGCGCAATGGGTATCCCGGGAGAGAACTTCAACTGGTTTGAGGTCGCTCCGAGTGATACCACGTATTCGGATCCCAGTAGTGGTGGACTCTCATCCGACCTGGACGGAACGATCGAGGCAGTTGGGTTCGGACGTGGTACGACTGGTGGCGGTGATACCATCGAGACGTACTACGACAACCTCGTCGTGAACGGAACGAGCTACGAGTTCCGGCCCGTCTCCCTGGACGACATTGCCAGCCGTGGCAAGTTCGACTCTCTCGCATCGCTCAGCGGAACGAGCAGGTTCGAAGCGCAGTTCGAACTCGACCGGCTCGCGGGCAACGACTTCCAGGGCGACGGTGTCGACATCCAGTTCACGTTCGGGCTCGCACAGAACAGCGGACAGAGTGTGCTGTAG